From Anaerolineae bacterium:
CATTTTTTTGCCTTCCTTTATCTTTGTGGCTGTTTCTAATCCGCTGATACCGCGGATACGCAACTCAGTTTGGATCAGTGGTTTATTAGATGGGGTCAATGTGGCCTCACTTGGTTTAATGGCGGCGGTAACCTGGCAATTGGGTATCGCTTCACTCATTGACCCGCTGACTATTTTTATGGCCCTTGTCTCTTTAGGATTGTTGATTCGTTTCCGGGTCAATTCAACCTGGTTGATAGCCGGTGGAGCGATAATAGGTTTACTGACCTTCCTTTTTGAGCACGCAGGTTTTAGCTAAAACCTCAGCCCTCCAACTCAGGCCACCCTTCTGCCAGAACTAAATGCCAAAAATTCTGTTTGACGGCTAATCAGCAGGGCATAGTCATCCAGTAGCCCGTCCAGAATTGTCTCCCAATTCTTTTGTTCAGCATGTTTGCGGCCGACGTGACCCAACCGGCGAGCATACCATTCGTGCGTAACAAGCTTGTTGATGGCAGTAGTGAAATCATCTTGACTTTCCGGCGCAAACAACAATCCTGTTTTTTTATCAATGACGTTGTCCAATACCCCGCCGGATCGCGGCGCGACGACCGGCAACCCCGAAGCCATCGCTTCCAGCACCACATTTCCCAATGTT
This genomic window contains:
- a CDS encoding glycosyltransferase translates to CFAGTNTIFTGFLRGDDLAHAYAAADIFAFPSANETLGNVVLEAMASGLPVVAPRSGGVLDNVIDKKTGLLFAPESQDDFTTAINKLVTHEWYARRLGHVGRKHAEQKNWETILDGLLDDYALLISRQTEFLAFSSGRRVA